In Candidatus Hydrogenedentota bacterium, the genomic window CACGGCGAGATGCTCGCGGTCCGAAGACGAAACGCTCCGCTGGGGAATCTTGGCCATGGCAGCCACGATCGCTTCGATGTCAGCGGGACGGATGGTCTTGCGCGCGCCTTTGGGCAGAAGCTTGACGCTCGCCCCGGCCTCGTCGATGACGTCGATGGCCTTGTCGGGGAGGCAGCGGTCGTTGATGTGCTTTGCCGACAACTCGGCCGCCGCGCGCAGGGCGGTATCGGTGTAGGTGATGCCGTGATGCTTCTCGTAGTGCGGCTTGAGACCGCGCAGGATCAACACGGTTTCCTCGATGGTTGGTTCCGCGATCTCGATCTTCTGGAACCGCCGCGACAAGGCCCGGTCTTTCTCGAAGGTCTGCTTGTATTCTTCGTACGTGGTCGAGCCGATGCAGCGCAGCTCGCCCGAGGCCAACACGGGCTTGAGCATGTTCGACGCGTCCATGGTGCTGTCGGTCGTCGAACCCGCCCCCACGACGGTGTGGATCTCGTCGATAAAAAGGATGACGTTCTTTCGCTGGACAAGGGCCGCGATCACCGCCTTCATGCGCTGCTCGAAATCGCCGCGAAACCGGGTACCGGCGAGCATGGCCGCCAGGTCCAGGCGAAGGATCTCGATGCCCTCGAGAACCGCCGGCACCTTGCTGCTGACGATTTGAAGGGCCAGTCCCTCGGCGATGGCCGTCTTGCCCACGCCGGGTTCTCCCACGAATACGGGATTGTTCTTGCGGCGCCGGCATAAAACCTGCACGGTGCGGCGCAATTCGGCCTCGCGTCCGATGAGGGGGTCGATCAGGCCGTTCCGCGCGCGCTCCGTAAGATTGACCGTGAAGGCTTCGAGCGGGTCGCGGCGGGGCCGGCCGCCTTCGGTTTCCTCGGTTTCTTCGCCTTCTTCCCCGGTATCTTCTTCCGGTTCGGCATCCCATTCCTCTTTGGAGATGCCGTGCGAAATGTAGGTCAGAATGTCGAGACGGGCAATGCCTTGCTCACGCAGGAAGAAACTGGCGTCGGAATCCTCCTCCTCGAGAATGGCCGCCAGCAGGTCGCCGGCGTCGAGTTCTTTCTTGCCTGAGTAGTGGACGTGTGCGATGGCCCGCTGCATTACGCGCTCGAACGCCAGCGTTTGTTCGGGAAGGCTCTCGGCGCCGCGGGGCACCTTCTCGAGATCGCGCTCGAAGAAGCGCTCGAGGACGCGCCTGATCGCGTCCGGGTCGCCCCCGCAATTCTCGACAATTTCGCGGCCGTACTCGTCGTCCATGAGCGAGTAAAGCAGATGCTCGACGCAGAAATATTCGTGGCGCCGCCGCCGCGCTTCCTGCATGGCGGAGCTCAATGCCAATTCGACGGACCGGCTGATCATGGCCCGATCACTCCTCTTCCATGGTGCACAGTAATGGGAACCCGTGCGAACGGGCCAGGTCGTGCACCGCGGCGATCTTCACTTCGGCAATCTGCGAGGGGTAGACGCCGCACACGCCCACGCCTCCCTTGTGAATGCGGAGCATGATGCGCACCGCGTCAGGGTGGGGGCGCCGAAAGACCGCTTGCAGCACCTGAACGACGAATTCCATCGTGGTGTAGTCGTCGTTATGCATCAGCACCTTGTACCGGCGCGGTACCTTCGTTTCCTCGCGCGGCTTGACGCCCACGCCTTCTTTTGTCCCTGGCACATACTCCGGCACGGTCTTATGCCCACTCCAGGCCGGCGCACGGCGCGCAACGGCGCTCCGCAGCCACCTCTATCCCTTACAAATACGCGATACGCCATTCGTTTATTCTATTCTACACCGTTTCGGCGGGTCCGTGCAGCAGCCGCCCCGCGCCATGAGAATATTCAACCGAAGAGGGCGGAATGGCGAGTGGGAAGACTCGCCCTCCGTCCTTGTCCTCCGTGTCTTTACGTGAGTTCATGTTCGCTTGCACAATGGCGCAAACCCTCGTAGACTGCGTGCGAGCGTCAATGGTTGCAGAAGCTTCTCAAGATGGTCATGTCTCAAGACCTATAGGAACACATGCTATGGCTAATCCCGTTCGCATCAGTACGTTTGGCACGCCGGCCGTCCGTTTTTACGACGGAGCGAAAAAGCTCGGACAGGAGGCCGTCGATGCCATGCTGGCGCACTGGCGCGCGCAGCTTGCCCTCGTTCTGCCCGAGAAGCCCGACCTCATCGTAGTCCCCGAGGCATGCGACCGGTTTCCCGACCACAACAACGAGGAACGCTTCGAGTATTACAAGATCCGGGGCGACCAGGTGCGCGACGCGTTCGCCGCCGCCGCTAAGGAACACGGATGTTATATCGCCTATTCAGCCGCACGGGCGCTCGAAGACGGG contains:
- the clpA gene encoding ATP-dependent Clp protease ATP-binding subunit ClpA, giving the protein MISRSVELALSSAMQEARRRRHEYFCVEHLLYSLMDDEYGREIVENCGGDPDAIRRVLERFFERDLEKVPRGAESLPEQTLAFERVMQRAIAHVHYSGKKELDAGDLLAAILEEEDSDASFFLREQGIARLDILTYISHGISKEEWDAEPEEDTGEEGEETEETEGGRPRRDPLEAFTVNLTERARNGLIDPLIGREAELRRTVQVLCRRRKNNPVFVGEPGVGKTAIAEGLALQIVSSKVPAVLEGIEILRLDLAAMLAGTRFRGDFEQRMKAVIAALVQRKNVILFIDEIHTVVGAGSTTDSTMDASNMLKPVLASGELRCIGSTTYEEYKQTFEKDRALSRRFQKIEIAEPTIEETVLILRGLKPHYEKHHGITYTDTALRAAAELSAKHINDRCLPDKAIDVIDEAGASVKLLPKGARKTIRPADIEAIVAAMAKIPQRSVSSSDREHLAVLEAEMKRVVFGQDDAIRVVATSIKRSRAGLGNEESPIGNFLFIGPTGVGKTEVARQLAAVMGVHFARYDMSEYMEKHAVARLIGAPPGYVGFDQGGLLTDEIRKHPYCVLLLDEIEKAHPDIFNILLQVMDHATLTDNNGKRADFRNVVLVMTSNVGARDMAARTMGFGDRELESGQGKAMRAVEKTFSPEFRNRLDAIVSFNALPQDIIERVVDKFIGELQARLVVQKVTLGLTDEARTWLANHGYDPKFGARPLKRLIQTEVKDRLSDELLFGKLEKGGRVLITVDGDAIAFKFEDA
- a CDS encoding ATP-dependent Clp protease adaptor ClpS; this encodes MPEYVPGTKEGVGVKPREETKVPRRYKVLMHNDDYTTMEFVVQVLQAVFRRPHPDAVRIMLRIHKGGVGVCGVYPSQIAEVKIAAVHDLARSHGFPLLCTMEEE